In the genome of Actinobacillus genomosp. 1, the window TAGGCACGGAACAACGTGTATTGGTGGAAGGCCCGTCGAAAAAAGATATTATGGAATTAACCGGTCGTACCGAAAACAACCGAATTGTGAACTTCCAAGGCACACCGGATATGATTGGTAAATTTGTCGATATTAAAATCACCGATGTTTATACCAACTCATTACGCGGCGATGTGGTTCGTACCGAAGACGAAATGGGTTTACGTGTGGTCGAATCGGCGGCAAGCGTGATTGCTCGTACTCGTAAAGAAGACGATCTCGGCGTCGGCAAATATGTTGTGAATTTATAGAAATATCTCGTTGATTTATTAGTGAAGTAAATAAACGAGTTTTATCCATTATAGAATTGTAAATATAAAAAATAGTTACCGATTATTTTTCAAAAATTATCGGTAACTATTTTTATCTATACCATACTTTTATATACGAAAAGCATATTATTTTATTCTTTTCCTTTAAAAATATTTAACCTAATTGATTATCCTTTCTCAATATTAACCCAAGATGCTTTTCAATAATAAAATAAAAATAATTATCATTTTCTATAACTATAAAAAAGCGGTCGGATTTTATAAAAAATCGACCGCTTGTTTATTAAAGTAAAATCAACTTAATTAATCAAACAAATCTCTATTACCATTGGTAACCAAAACTTGCCGCCGCACCGGTATCTCCACGAGTATTACCGTTTACAGAGATTTTCACACCGATATTACCGTTATCCGATAAACGAGAATAACCTACTGCAATTGCGCCTTGATCTTTATAAGTACCTACACCCGCAGAAACCATAGATTTACCAGGCATATTAGCTTGATATAGATTTCCCATTGCCATTGCACCTGCAATACCTGCACGTAAATCTTTGTTTACGCGATCAAGTCTACGGTTAATATTATTGGTAGCACGTTTCAATTGACCTACATTAACTGCATCACTATCGGCTTTACCGTCTGCTAAATTAGTGATTCGAGTAGATTGACCGTTCGCACCGCTTACTTTAAGTGCAGAGCCGTAATTATCTTTTACGGTTTCGATAGTTGCCGTGTTATCGCCTTTACCTACTTTCACCGAATCGAAACTTGGTGTTTTAGATGTTGCAATAGCGATATTTGAACCGTTTTGAGTGATTTCGATATTATTACCCGCTTTCACTTTAACGGTATCTCCCATCTTAACGTTAGATTTGCTTACGGAGCCGTCCACAGTAGTCGTTTCAAGATTCCAACCTTTTGCGACTTCATTTTGTAAGTTCGTCACATTTTGGTTTGTTGCATGTAATTGGGTTCCGTTTACCGCATCCTTGCTGTTTGCGCTAACTTCTCCCGCCGCAACATTAGTAACTTTTTTATCTCCGTTATTTAGACCGTCCGAAGTTAAGCTTACCAGTGAGTCGGCAAAACTTATACCTTTGTCAGAAACTTTAGTATCACCGGCAACCAAACTACCGCTTTCACCTAAATTCACATCTTTATTTAGGCTAACGGTTGCGGTTTTATTTACGGTGGTAACCGAAATATTGCCACTGCCTTCAACTTTTACAGTTTCGGTCGGATTCGGTGCCGGGTTAGGGTTTGGTACCGGGTTAGGATTCGGTGCCGGATTTGGCGCAGGTTGTACGAAATCCTTAAGCGCTTTCACGATAGAATAAATTTGAGAACCGTTAATCGCATCCGTTGAGTTTGCAGTAATATTCCCTGCCGCTACATGAGTAATACGACGTTCTAAACTAGCGATACTTTTATCTTTATCTTTATATTCATCTCTACCTACGGAAACAACAGAGTGCGCCGTTTTACCTGCCCAGTCTGTAGTTACATCCTGATTATCTACTTTGGCTTTCAAGTTTTCTGCGAATTTTGCTTCTTTTACTTTATCGAATGCAGCTTGATCTCCGGTATCGGACTCACTGCCTAAAGCCACGCTATTATCTAACTTAGCGATGGTGTGCGTACCAATCGCAGTAGCGTTATTTCCTTCGGCTAATGCAATACTACCCATTGCAGTAGCATTATTTTGGTGCGCCATTGCTAAATAACCGAATGCCGAAGCAGCTTCACCCGTCGCACTAGAGAAATTCCCGTAAGCCGAAGCGGATGCTTTTTCTGCGTGCGAAAAAGCACCAGTAGCGGTTGTATATAATTCATCGGCTCTTGCCGAGAATCCTGTTGCTGTTGAAAATTCACTGTCAGCTTTTGACATGGCACCGAATGCCGATGAGAATGAACCATTGGCGTGAGCAAACATCCCTATCGCAGTGGAAGCCTTACCTAATGAATATGCTCCCGCACCATAAGCGGCAGAAGCAAAATCTAATGCCTGACTACTTATACCGAATGCAGAAGCGCTACTAGCATAAGCAAATGCATTATTACCATAAGCTGAAGAACCTCGGCCATAAGAGATCGCTTTATGACCATAAGCTGAAGAAGTGCTCCCTACTGCCATTGCAGAGCTACCAAAAGCGGAAGAATGATCTCCTTCTGCCATTGCCGAATCACCAAAAGCAGAGGAAGCGCTACCTTCTGATATTGAGCGACTACCGAAAGCAGAAGAATACCACCCACTTGCTTGAGATGAGTGACCGAATGCAGAGGCTCCTCCAGTAGCATATGAGTTTTCCCCATAAGCTGATGCAGCATTCCATTCAGCGAATGCATTATGGCCGTAAGCGGAAGCCCCTTCACCATTCGCTATAGATAAAGTCCCATAAGCGGAAGCCCCTTTATCATTCGCTATAGATAAAGTCCCATAAGCGGAAGCTCCAATCTCTTTAGCTATAGATGAGAACCCATAAGCCGAACTACTTTCGCTAAGTGCATTCGCATAAGAACCGAAAGCGGATGACTTATCGCCTTCCGCCGTAGATAGATAACCTACCGCTGAAGACTGTTCACCGGCAGCTTTCGCACCGTTACCATAAGCGGAAGAACGGTCACCTTGAGCTACTGCAAGGTGTCCTGTTGCGGTAGCTGATTCGCCTTCGGCAATTGCTAAATGCCCGAATGCGGAAGATGCTAATCCTTGGGCACTAGCTAGATGACCATAAGCCGAAGAGGATTGTCCCAAAGCATGAGAAAATTTACCCACCGCCGTAGAATCTTGTCCTTCAGCCGTAGCATAAGCACCGATAGCGGTCGCAAAGTTATTTAAAGATAAAGAACCAAAACCTAAAGCTGTGGACATTAACCCCTTAGCTTCAGAATCCGTTCCATAAGCTGTAGCACCGGCTAGATTACTTTGAGCTTTCGCATCTCTTTCATTATTCAGCGGATCATAAGGAGCTAAAAGAGTCGGACCAATTCCTTTAGCGGAAGGCAGTGATGTGCCTCTTAAGAAAAAGTTCTTTAAGCTATATTTTACTCCTCGCTCTAGTTGAATAGTTAATTCGCTTATTGGTGTTAGGTCAGCAGGGTACTTAACAGGGCTGTTCTTAACACGGAATGGCTCTCCCTCATCATATGCATCAATTATACTACTTACTCTTTCACCTATCTGCTGACCTTCAAGTACCTTATCTTGTTCTTGCGACTGTAAAACACCACCGCCTTCTGTAAACCACTGAGCTTCTCTTGGGTAATTTTTCGCATCTTCTTTTAACTCTTCTACCCTTTCATCACTGAGACCAAATTGTATATACATACTATCACCGGGTTTAGATAACTTTCCCCAGCTTACAACGTTATTTTCTGCATGAACCGGCATAGATAAAACAGCCATACCTACAAAACTAGAGCCGGCTATTTTTGATATATTATTAATCTTCATAAAAAAATCACTCTTAAAAATAATTAATATAAATTACATAATTAAGCCTTAATATCACTGTAATTTAATAAATAAAAACGCTTATTATTTAGTTGAAGTTATAATCTTTAGAAACTCCGAATTGATTATAATCAATATATTAGTATGAAAAAAGCGTTTATTCTTGAATTTACAATTTAGTTGTG includes:
- a CDS encoding YadA-like family protein, which encodes MYIQFGLSDERVEELKEDAKNYPREAQWFTEGGGVLQSQEQDKVLEGQQIGERVSSIIDAYDEGEPFRVKNSPVKYPADLTPISELTIQLERGVKYSLKNFFLRGTSLPSAKGIGPTLLAPYDPLNNERDAKAQSNLAGATAYGTDSEAKGLMSTALGFGSLSLNNFATAIGAYATAEGQDSTAVGKFSHALGQSSSAYGHLASAQGLASSAFGHLAIAEGESATATGHLAVAQGDRSSAYGNGAKAAGEQSSAVGYLSTAEGDKSSAFGSYANALSESSSAYGFSSIAKEIGASAYGTLSIANDKGASAYGTLSIANGEGASAYGHNAFAEWNAASAYGENSYATGGASAFGHSSQASGWYSSAFGSRSISEGSASSAFGDSAMAEGDHSSAFGSSAMAVGSTSSAYGHKAISYGRGSSAYGNNAFAYASSASAFGISSQALDFASAAYGAGAYSLGKASTAIGMFAHANGSFSSAFGAMSKADSEFSTATGFSARADELYTTATGAFSHAEKASASAYGNFSSATGEAASAFGYLAMAHQNNATAMGSIALAEGNNATAIGTHTIAKLDNSVALGSESDTGDQAAFDKVKEAKFAENLKAKVDNQDVTTDWAGKTAHSVVSVGRDEYKDKDKSIASLERRITHVAAGNITANSTDAINGSQIYSIVKALKDFVQPAPNPAPNPNPVPNPNPAPNPTETVKVEGSGNISVTTVNKTATVSLNKDVNLGESGSLVAGDTKVSDKGISFADSLVSLTSDGLNNGDKKVTNVAAGEVSANSKDAVNGTQLHATNQNVTNLQNEVAKGWNLETTTVDGSVSKSNVKMGDTVKVKAGNNIEITQNGSNIAIATSKTPSFDSVKVGKGDNTATIETVKDNYGSALKVSGANGQSTRITNLADGKADSDAVNVGQLKRATNNINRRLDRVNKDLRAGIAGAMAMGNLYQANMPGKSMVSAGVGTYKDQGAIAVGYSRLSDNGNIGVKISVNGNTRGDTGAAASFGYQW